From one Pseudomonas fluorescens genomic stretch:
- a CDS encoding tellurite resistance TerB family protein, with protein sequence MNTSDLLEQLLRAGQGSQAQQGSSGRSAQDGLGGLGGLLGGLLGGGSATGAGNGLGGLLGGLLGGSAGGSSQGRSAGGANYAALASLGMMAFQAYQSWQRSQAAAPQQALRTVDQLSGLEAEGHSHAILRALIAAAKADGRIDKQEETLIYDEIKRHTSDPQLQQWLDEEVSKPLDAGEVAQSAQDPAMAAEMYLASVMLVDDQQDAERAYLDELAGALQIDPALQVHLEQQAKGVA encoded by the coding sequence ATGAACACCAGTGATCTACTCGAACAGCTACTTCGGGCCGGGCAGGGCTCGCAAGCGCAACAAGGCAGCAGCGGCAGGTCAGCGCAAGACGGCCTGGGCGGTTTGGGCGGCTTGCTGGGCGGTCTGTTGGGTGGCGGCAGTGCAACGGGTGCTGGTAATGGCCTGGGTGGTTTACTGGGCGGCTTGTTGGGTGGCAGCGCTGGTGGATCTAGCCAGGGGCGCTCCGCTGGTGGCGCCAATTACGCGGCCCTGGCGTCGTTGGGCATGATGGCGTTCCAGGCCTATCAAAGCTGGCAGCGCAGCCAGGCGGCAGCCCCGCAACAGGCGCTGCGTACTGTCGATCAATTGTCCGGCCTCGAGGCCGAGGGTCACAGTCATGCAATCTTGCGCGCGCTGATTGCGGCAGCCAAGGCTGACGGTCGCATCGACAAGCAAGAAGAAACGTTGATTTACGATGAAATCAAACGTCACACCAGCGACCCGCAACTGCAGCAATGGCTGGATGAGGAAGTCAGCAAGCCACTTGATGCTGGCGAGGTGGCGCAGTCGGCCCAGGACCCGGCCATGGCTGCGGAAATGTACCTGGCCAGCGTGATGCTGGTGGATGACCAGCAGGACGCAGAACGGGCCTACCTTGACGAACTGGCCGGCGCA